The region tctggaggtgctgacGGAAGGTCTGGAGAGAGTGCtgctggtgagaggaggaggacgagaggtcatcactatctactcctgaCCTATCAGAAACCACTCTGGTCACAGGTCACGACACTGCCTCGACAGGAGACATTCCACCCCGATTACCGGGGGCACTGCAGCACCGGCAGCAGCATCCAGCCGATCctcaacatacagtacatacaaactGTGCCAATTAATGATGGAATTAAGAGGACTTTTATTGTGGAATTTGAGGACCACAGAAAGCAATTATAATTTGCCTGGCATTTCTGCAGAATGTATTGCCTTCCATGAGGACAGTAGCCTTTAAAGATGACATGCTATAATTCCCTCATGAATCCCTTATTGCCAAGGCAACTAAAGCTTGGGTCATTCACAAACCTATTTCTGCAATAGGAGACCATTAACAACTGCTACTTTTACACATACATCCATCGAACATGAATTTACTATGCCGACTGAGTCAGTATTTGTGTTGTTTGCAGAAAATAAAATATGGTGGGCTTTCCCTCATCAAGGATTAGCTTGCCAGATAGCACAGTCTTGGGTGGTCCTTATGAAGGCCTCTGTGTAGAGTGACAATTTGAGTTCTTTTTTCACAACCTTTTTATGGTTGGTGGAATAGTaacttttgtatttattttcttatttaTTTTCTCAACCTTCCCCCGATGAGGATAAGATTTTTCGTATTGTAGATAATGAAATGCCAGTTGGGGTATTTAAACAGATGGCACAGAGAGTGCTTGTAAATGTAAATGTGGATGCCAGAGATTGTATCGAAACATTATTTTACTGGATTATTATTTGTAATTGTTGAAAGAGAAGATGTTTTAAATCATTGACAATTATACATGACATTTAATCTGCTATTTCTGTCCAAAAGTCTTTATTATAGGCATGAAGACTACTTACAGGGCCACCTGAACAGAGGAGCATGTGCACACATTTCCTTTCCTTTTCTGTAGACTGCAAGAGCTGTAAAGGCAAAGAGTATTTATCTGAACTTACCAATAAAATCATGATTCATTTCCCTATTCAACTAGAATTGAACTATCTTGACTTCAGATATATCAATGTGTTCATAAAATAAGATGGTAGAAAAACAGAAAACTCAAAGCATTATTTACTTAAGAGAAAGGCAAAATAAATACGATATAACCTATGAATACAGAATACAACATTCCTGAGATGACTGTAGGAGGCATTACAGTATGTTAACATGTTGCATACTGTTTCACTGTACACCCTTGTGAGGAAATGTTACATTAATGTTAATTTTAAGATGAAATCGTCACTTTCTATGAAATAGTTTAATTGTGAAACTCAAGTTTGTGTGATGGACATCAAGGTCTGTGTCCTCAGAGAAATAAAGATAGTTTGTAAATGCCTCAGTATGACCTTGTGGCCTTGATTGTATCATTAAACAAACATAACGCAGAGATATTTTTAGAATGAGATATGTCAAAAGAGTTAAAAGTGATTTTTACATTAAACTCAATGTAATATagtatatataacgtgtgtgcAGAGCTTTGTGTAAATATACAACTCCTTCAAGGTCAAAATGACCAAAACTAAAAATTAGGTAAAGATCTTTGTAGGAAAGATCACATGTAAGCAAGTGACACAGTAAACACGTTAAAGCTAGGCTTGTCACTGTCGGAGAAACATGGTTGTAGTAGATAGTGTATTGTAATACAACACTAGTAGTACTACTAAATAGGTTCCGATACTCATTTTGGGTGCAgggactgtttatatttaggtgcaggagctccactatacttttgagctaatattccaTAAGAATAAAACGAGCTCAAGCAGTAGAGaatttgaggtgccggtactcagctccAGTGGGCTCCTGCGCAAGTCAAGCACTGCTAGTTTAGTAACACTAAGGACTAAATTCTATCAGATCCGTGCTAGTCGACATCCGGTTGTTTTGCCAGTGTTGAaggtggaactgcgttagagctACTACTTATGTTACATTATGCAGACACTGTCATTGAATGAAATGAAACCACCACGACTTTATATCCGACAAATCCCATGTAGCCACATTACAAGTTCAAACACTCTAATGCGTAATGGTCTATTGTCTACATAGACTGATAAATCCCGCCATCCAAATTCAAATGAAAACATGCATTTCATAATATCTATTGTCGATAGAGTCTGCACTTTCTATTGTCGTTTTGAACATCTAATGCGTAGGGATAATAAGGAAGGGAGTGGTTGGTGACACAAAAGAGCAGCCACACACTTATTTGTCAGTTCACACTGCAGCTACACCTCCAATACTGCCAAAACATCCGCTATCAGGATATCGGTCAACCTGGGTTACCGCTGGATCTGATTGAATCCAGGCCATATTATAGTCTTAATGGTCCATCAGGACACAGAGGCAGGAGATTAGTATAACCATGGTCCAGACCAGACTCCTGGGGACCACCAGTCCACTGTGGCCCTTGGAGTACATCTGTTCCATCTTTGTCGTCTGGTGGTCAGGTCGCCTGAGTACCAGTCTGCAGGGGTTCTGAACCCTAGTCAAGTCGATCTGAGCTTCACTGGGGAGAGTTCCTTTCGCTTTCTGCCTGTCACGCTCCTGgggaagggatagagggaaggagggagggagagagagagaagtttacACTGTGTTATTATGCTGTGACAGTGACTCTACTGAACAAGAAAAAACAagtgggattttccatgcactaTAAAAGGCTCTTTTTCCAGTTCTCAGTTCCCTTCATACCACAAAGTACTCAGATGGACATTCAGTCCCAGACAGAGATGCCTTTCATTCCATTAATTCTTTTGATGTTACTACTGCAGGTGTTTTTGATGGCTTTGATACAATACTCACACTGTAGCATTGAGCCTTTATAACGAGCAAAAACACATCGCTTTTGTTCATTTAGCACTCACTTTCTCGACCTCCTTGAACACACGTAGGAAGTTGTGTCTGAGGACCCCGGACAACTCGTAATCTGTCCAGTGTCTCTTCATCAGCTCCTGGATCAGAGCGGGATACTTGGACACATCCTCTAATCCAAGAGGAAACCTTCAGACAGTAGAACATAACAGGCTATGTATTACTCAAAGCCTCAGGCCACTTAAAATGCAGCTGCTATATGTTACCAGTCTGCTTACAAAAAAGTGAGTCATTCTGATAGCATTCAAGCTGGAGCATAACATGGCTGTATTAATGAACTAACGCTGAATGTGCTGCTGTTACTCTGAGGTAAAAGTTCTTACTTAGAAGCTCCATCAAAGTCCCCTCCTATTCCTATTGACTCAGATCCAACCACCTTCCTAATGTGGGTAAAATGGTCTGCAAAAAGTAAGAGGAATATCAGAAGATAAGACAATCATAAGATAAATCACGTGTACACATGTTATTGATGTTCTTGATACTGGTCTTCTAAACAGGTCTTGATTGATAACAAGGCAGCCAATATTGAGCTTAATTGTTTGATGCCAATAAACACTAATCAAAGGCAACTGCTCACCAGCCACAATGGAGATATTGGCTTGGCCATGGCAAGCCACAAACCCACTGTGCAGATTAACCATGATGAGTCCTCCGTTCTCCTTCTGAAACACACCCAGAATagaacattaaaaaaacattCCACACTTCCAGTGACCTTCCAGCcatgtagatacagtgccttcagaatgtattcacaccccttgacggtttccacattttgttgtgttacagcccaaatttaaaatggattcaattgagattttgtttcactggcctacataaaatactccataatgtcaaagtgaattatgtttttagacatttttacaaattaataaaaaatgacaagctgaaatgtcttgagtcaataagtattcaacccctttattatggcgagcctaaataatttcaggagtaaacatgtgcttaataagtcacattataagttgcatggactcactcggaTTGCAAAACTTGTGTTTAGCATTATTTTTTAATTACTATTTCATCTCTGTacaacacatacagataattgtaaggtccctcagtcgagctgtgaatttcaaacacagattcaaccacaaagcctcgcaaagaaggacatCTATTGGTAAATAGTTTATTTTTAATggcagacattaaatatccctttgagcatgctgaagttattaattacacgttggatggtgtatcaatacacccagtcactacaaagatacaggcgtccttcctaactcagttgccggagaggaaggaaaccactcagggatttcaccatgaggccaattgtcactttaaaacagttacagagttgaatggttgtgaaaggagaaaactgaggatggatcaacaacattgtagttattccacaatactaacctatgtgaaagagtgaaaagaaggaagcatgtatagaataaaaatattccaaaacatgcatcctgtttgcagtaaggcactgaagtaaaacagaaaaaatgtggcaaagaatacaaagcattatgtttggggcaaatctaaaACAACACATCACTTAGTacaactcttcatattttcaagcatggtggtagcctcatcatgttataggtatgcttgtcatcggcaaggattaGGGAGGTTTTTTttataaaaagaaatggaatagagctaagcacaggcaaaatcctagaggaaacctcggttcagtcagctttccaacagacattgggagacaaattcacctttcagcaggacaataacctaaaactcaaggccaaatatacactggagtttcttaccaagacgacattgagtGGTCCTGAGTAGTCTGGTTACAGTGTTGACTTAAATCGgcctgaaaatctatggcaaaacttgaaaagggctgtctaacaatgatcaacaaccaacttgacagagtttgaagaattttttaaataataatgtgcaaatattttacaatccaggtgtgcaaagctcttaccgAGAAAGACTTgcatctgtaatcgctgccaaaggtgattcaaaaATGTATTGATTCAGGAGTGTAAATACttttgtaaattagatatttctggaGTTCagtttcaataaattagcaaacatttctaaaaacatgtttttcactttgtcttaatgggttattgtgtgtagatggaaaaaatatacagtaccagtcaagagtttggacacctactcattcaagggtttttctttatttttactatttctacattgtggaataatagttaagatgtcaaaactatgaaacaatcatatagtaaccaaaaaagtgttaaacaaatccagtctttgccttgatgacagctttgcacactcttggcattctctgaaacagcttcacctggaatgcttttccaacagtcttgaaggagttcccacatatgctgaacacttgttggctgctggctgcttttccttccttcggcggtccaactcatcccataccatctcaattgggttgaggttggatgattgtggaggccaggtcatctgatgctgcattccatcactctccttacacagccaggaagtgtgttgggtcattgtcctgttgaaaaacaaatgatagtcctactaagcgcaaagcagatgggatagcgtgtcgctgcagaatgttttgatagccatgctggttaagtgtgccttgaattataaataaatcactgacagtgtcaccagaaaagcacccctacaccatcacacctcctcctccatgcttcacggggggaaccacacatgtagagatcatctgttcacctactgtgCGTCTCACatagacacggcggttggaaccaaaaatctcaaatttggactcatcagaccaaaggacagatttccaccggtctaatgtccatcgatcgtgtttcttggcacaagcaagtctcttcttcttattggtgtcctttagtagtggtttctttgcagaaatttgaccatgaatgcctgattcacgcagtctcctctgaacagttgctgttgagattgtatgttacttgaactctgtgaagcatttatttgggatgcaatttctgaggctggtaactctaatgaacttatcctctgcagcagaggtaactctgagtcttcctttcctgtggcggtcctcaagagagccagtttcatcatagcccttggtggattttgcgattgcacttgaatcaaggcaaaggttggcaactttgaagaatctcaaatattaaatatatgttgatttgtttaacacttttttggttactacatgattccatatgtgttatttcatagttttgatgtattcactattattctataatgtagaaaatattaaaaaggaagaaaaaccctggaatgagtaggtgtgtgcaaaccTTTGACTCATCctgtatatttaatccatttgaattcaggctgtaacacaacaaaatgtggaataagtcaaggggtatgaatactttctgaaggcactgtaaaacaggaaatgcaCATAAACGACAAGTGGATTAAAGAAACATTGCAGAAAGGAGACATCGTCAAAATATAATTCCAAAAGACTCTCCTGAAAAGGAGTAAACACAGGCCACCCACAATGAGTGACTGTGCCGATGGTGGTTGAAAGGGGGGAGTGATGTGGAGgagttttagagagagagagaaagagagagacagacagagagagagagttcttgcCAGGGGTCTCACCAGTTCGCGGAGCAGGTCATCAGGAACATTGCGGCTGTGGTTACACACAGCATGGGCTGAGGAGTGGCTGAAAATAACTGGAGCCTTAGAGATCTGCAGTACTGCCCTGGCTGTGGCCCAGGAACTATGGGACAGGTCTACTATCATCCCCAATCTGTTCATCTCCTTCACCATAtcctgagagaaagaaagacagagagagagagagagaaagacagagagagagggagaaagagagagggagagagagagagagagagagcgagagagagagagagagggagagagagagagagaaagacagagagagagggagagagagagagggagagagagagagggagagagagagagagaaagacagagagagagggagaaagagagagggagagagagagagagagcgagagagacagagaaagggagagagaaagacagagagagagggagagagagagagagagagagagagagagagagagaggggggggagagaggacaggaaaagCATGTTACCACTTGCTGTGAGGTTTCCCAGTAATTATATATTACGTGCTCTATGTACGTCATTGTGCATATCTGCTGATAGTGAAAAACATACAACACTGCGCCACTTATCTACAAACAGTAAACACTACAAACAGTAAACACTACAAACAGTAAACACTACAAACAGTAAACACTACAAACAGTAAACACTACAAACAGTAAACACTACAAACAGTAAACACTACAAACAGTAAACACTACAAACAGTAAACACTACAAACAGTAAACACTACAAACAGTAAAACACTCAGTTGCGACTGAGGATCACATCAGTCTTACACAGCTCCCTAAAAATCGTCAAGGATCAAGAATGTTTGTGTACAACTCCTAGAGACTGTGaaggaaaatgttatgtttgtgtATCAAATCAATgctgcttttctaataaccattTGGATGGGTTCATGTGGGTTACTGACTGAACGTGTATGGAGGAATCCTCTCTATCACTGATAAGCAACTTGGCAGTACACCCAGAACATTACTCTTGCTGTTTTGGTTATTTCAGGTAtttcagtttcaaggtctcaactTGGAGAGAggaagcctcgtgaggtattggtcCATCACATGCAGGAGCCAATGATGAATAATAAATCATGtcaatcatgcaaatataacctGTCTGTGTAGCAGTATGTAGGAGGCCTGAAGGGACCGCCCCGGCGTTCTAACCTCTCCAGCTTGTTGACTTCAGGTGTCCCTGAAGACGTAAGTGTGCCGAAATGTCATTACGCTCCAGTATGACACCTGAAGTGACCAGCGTAGGCTACAAGTATTGGCTTGAACACAGACTTAGTGTTAAAGGTTGACCTTACCTTACCGAAGTCTGTTAGGCTGTCATTTTCTCTTTGATAGACATCATAAATTGTTGAGGAGGACTCAGCCCTGAAGCAATAAAAAAACGACTGTGTTATAGCCCAGAGGCAAGAACCTAAGATGTCAAACCAAAATATAACAAATATTGTGCATGTGTCTGTAAGTTTTAatatcacatgcacaagtacagtgaaatgcctttcttgcaaactcaaaatccaacaatgcaataatcaataacaatgtattacaacaacaacaaaaacacaagaaataaGAACAAGAAAT is a window of Oncorhynchus kisutch isolate 150728-3 linkage group LG3, Okis_V2, whole genome shotgun sequence DNA encoding:
- the LOC109878804 gene encoding dipeptidase 2-like isoform X1: MISRILHGGDFLNLGTNLMLCFLCGMTSGDPTTGSAFGLMTKYPLIDGHNDLALMLRILHDNRLSQVDLHNISKVATDINRLTTGHVGGQVFAAYVLCGAQAKDAVRLTLEQIDVINRMCTENPELELVTSAEGLNDTKRIACLISIEGGHSIDSSLPTLRMFYQLGVRSMALTHTCNTPWAESSSTIYDVYQRENDSLTDFGKDMVKEMNRLGMIVDLSHSSWATARAVLQISKAPVIFSHSSAHAVCNHSRNVPDDLLRELKENGGLIMVNLHSGFVACHGQANISIVADHFTHIRKVVGSESIGIGGDFDGASKFPLGLEDVSKYPALIQELMKRHWTDYELSGVLRHNFLRVFKEVEKERDRQKAKGTLPSEAQIDLTRVQNPCRLVLRRPDHQTTKMEQMYSKGHSGLVVPRSLVWTMVILISCLCVLMDH
- the LOC109878804 gene encoding dipeptidase 2-like isoform X2, encoding MTKYPLIDGHNDLALMLRILHDNRLSQVDLHNISKVATDINRLTTGHVGGQVFAAYVLCGAQAKDAVRLTLEQIDVINRMCTENPELELVTSAEGLNDTKRIACLISIEGGHSIDSSLPTLRMFYQLGVRSMALTHTCNTPWAESSSTIYDVYQRENDSLTDFGKDMVKEMNRLGMIVDLSHSSWATARAVLQISKAPVIFSHSSAHAVCNHSRNVPDDLLRELKENGGLIMVNLHSGFVACHGQANISIVADHFTHIRKVVGSESIGIGGDFDGASKFPLGLEDVSKYPALIQELMKRHWTDYELSGVLRHNFLRVFKEVEKERDRQKAKGTLPSEAQIDLTRVQNPCRLVLRRPDHQTTKMEQMYSKGHSGLVVPRSLVWTMVILISCLCVLMDH